The following are encoded together in the Buteo buteo chromosome 24, bButBut1.hap1.1, whole genome shotgun sequence genome:
- the SEC24A gene encoding protein transport protein Sec24A, with protein sequence MAQPARPPTGYPSQNGAGQQPYSNGPVQNQLMHSSDGQGYSPSVPGLYSHQMPAKVPPHQTSGQYNYSGSQNVSQLNNYQGPGQTLNRPPVAPFSGSPVQQTGPVPQVLLPALQNSAAISSAGSFPPGASPPVLSNWQYSQTPVSQPVGSQTSHLAHMTGTGSAQPPSSLSGNTNPPGNYQYAASPGGPPLQNSYMKPGSAPPPVTQPLTPLHPPARPPLGPPPVGGPPLIRPPTLTAGPPNTQSLLNSAANRDGDATSAASDGSVVQNSYDAIEGGGLMATPHPSPAPPNVKMNRSVGYSYPTLPPGYQNTSPPGAPGMQASALQYPDGSKHFHQPALSTNHLTASMGGLSLQQEGLRPVNLLQERNILPMTLLKAPVPNLHEDIQKLNCNPELFRCTLTNIPQTQALLNKAKLPLGLLLHPFKDLSQLPVVTSSTIVRCRSCRTYINPFVSFLDQRRWKCNLCYRVNDVPEEFMYNPVTRVYGEPHKRPEVQNATIEFMAPSEYMLRPPQPPVYLFVFDVSHNAIETGYLNTVCQTLLDNLDLLPGNTRTKIGFITFDSTIHFYSLQEGLSQPQMLIVSDIEDVFIPMPENLLVNLNENKELIQDLLRTLPQMFTKSLETQSALGPALQAAFKLMSPTGGRISVFQTQLPSVGMGALKSREEPNQRATAKDIHLTPSTDFYKKLALDCSGQQVAVDLFLLSGQYSDLASLGCISRYSAGSVYYYQSYHHKHNPVQVEKLQKELKRYLTRKIGFEAVMRIRCTKGLSIHTFHGNFFVRSTDLLSLPNVNPDAGYAVQMSVEESLTDMQVVSFQSALLYTSSKGERRIRVHTMCLPVVTTLSEVYLGADVQAITGLLANMAVDRSVSATLSDARDALVNAVIDSLSAYRSSVLSIQQPGLMAPFSLRLFPLYVLALLKQKAFQTGTNARLDERIFTMCQVKNQPLVYLMLMTHPSLYRVDNLTDEGALNINDRTIPQPPILQLSVEKLSRDGAYLMDAGSVMFLWIGKNCGQSFISQVLGVPNYGSIPQNMTHLPELETAESIRTIAFISWLREQRPFFPILYIIKDDSPLKSSFLQNMIEDRTESALSYYEFLLHIQQQVNK encoded by the exons ATGGCCCAGCCCGCCAGGCCCCCCACCGGCTACCCCAGCCAGAACGGCGCCGGCCAGCAGCCCTATAGCAATG gccCTGTTCAAAATCAGCTGATGCATTCATCAGATGGCCAGGGATATAGCCCTTCAGTTCCAGGATTGTATTCACATCAGATGCCAGCAAAGGTTCCTCCCCATCAGACTTCTGGACAGTACAACTATAGTGGCTCTCAGAACGTTTCTCAATTAAACAATTATCAAGGACCTGGGCAGACTCTCAATAGACCACCAGTGGCACCTTTCTCTGGGTCACCAGTACAACAGACAGGTCCTGTTCCAcaagtgctgctgcctgcattgCAAAACTCAGCTGCTATATCATCTGCTGGTAGCTTTCCTCCTGGAGCTAGCCCACCAGTGCTTTCAAACTGGCAGTACAGCCAGACTCCTGTGAGTCAGCCAGTTGGGTCTCAAACAAGCCATTTGGCTCACATGACGGGGACAGGGTCAGCTCAGCCACCGTCGTCATTATCAGGAAATACAAATCCTCCAGGAAATTATCAAtatgctgcttctccaggaggTCCTCCACTTCAGAACAGCTATATGAAGCCAG GATCTGCACCTCCGCCAGTGACTCAGCCTTTAACTCCACTCCACCCTCCTGCAAGGCCACCTTTAGGACCTCCACCAGTTGGTGGTCCACCTTTAATTAGGCCACCAACACTGACAGCAGGACCACCTAATACACAGTCTCTGCTAAATTCAGCTGCAAATCGAGATG GCGATGCTACATCTGCTGCCAGCGATGGGTCTGTGGTGCAAAACAGCTATGATGCAATAGAAGGTGGTGGCCTCATGG CAACTCCACATCCTTCTCCTGCACCTCCAAATGTTAAGATGAATAGAAGTGTTGGGTATTCTTACCCTACCTTACCTCCAGGCTACCAAAATACTTCTCCACCTGGAGCACCAGGAATGCAAGCATCTGCTTTGCAATATCCGGATGGCTCTAAACATTTCCACCAG CCTGCCCTGAGTACTAATCACTTAACTGCATCTATGGGGGGCCTGAGTCTACAGCAAGAAGGATTAAGACCTGTGAATCTTCTTCAAGAAAGGAATATTCTTCCTATGACCCTCTTGAAGGCTCCTGTCCCAAACTTGCATGAAGACATCCAGAAGCTCAATTGTAACCCTGA GTTGTTCCGCTGTACCCTGACTAACATTCCTCAAACTCAGGCCTTATTGAATAAAGCCAAACTTCCTTTGGGGCTCCTGCTTCATCCTTTCAAAGACTTATCG caatTGCCAGTGGTCACTTCAAGTACTATTGTGAGATGCCGTTCCTGCAGGACATACATTAACCCTTTTGTCAGCTTTCTAGACCAAAGGAGATGGAAATGCAATTTGTGCTATAGAGTGAATGATG TTCCTGAAGAATTCATGTATAATCCTGTGACAAGAGTTTATGGAGAACCTCATAAAAGACCTGAAGTCCAGAATGCTACTATTGAGTTTATGGCTCCATCTGAATACATG CTACGTCCACCTCAACCACCTGTGTACCTCTTTGTGTTTGATGTGTCTCATAATGCAATAGAGACAGGATACTTGAATACAGTCTGCCAGACCTTGTTAGACAATCTTGACTT GCTTCCTGGGAACACTAGAACAAAAATAGGCTTCATAACATTTGACAGCACAATCCATTTCTACAGTCTTCAGGAAGGTCTCTCTCAGCCTCAGATGCTTATAGTTTCAGATATTGAAG atgtATTTATACCAATGCCAGAAAACTTATTagtaaatttaaatgaaaataaagag CTAATTCAAGATCTGTTGAGGACCTTGCCACAGATGTTTACCAAGTCCCTGGAAACTCAGAGTGCTCTGGGGCCTGCATTACAGGCTGCCTTTAAACTGATGTCCCCCACTGGAGGTAGAATCTCTGTCTTCCAGACACAGCTTCCATCTGTGGGAATGGGAGCACTAAAGTCACGAGAAGAGCCAAACCAAAGAGCAACTGCAAAg GACATACATCTGACACCATCGACTGATTTTTACAAGAAGTTAGCCTTGGACTGCTCAGGGCAACAGGTTGCAGtggatttatttcttcttagcGGACAATATTCTGACTTGGCTTCTCTAG GTTGTATATCAAGGTATTCTGCAGGTAGTGTCTATTACTACCAGTCTTACCATCATAAACACAACCCTGTCCAGGTGGAGAAACTGCAAAAGGAACTGAAACGATATTTAACTAGAAAGATTGGGTTTGAGGCTGTCATGAGGATAAGATGCACCAAAG GTCTTTCCATTCATACCTTCCATGGGAACTTCTTCGTACGATCTACAGACTTGTTGTCATTACCCAATGTAAACCCAGATGCAGGATATGCTGTGCAAATGTCAGTAGAAGAGAGTCTTACTGATATGCAGGTTGTTTCCTTTCAGTCAGCTCTTCTGTACACATCCAGCAAAG gtGAAAGACGAATTCGTGTCCACACTATGTGCTTACCTGTTGTAACAACACTGAGTGAGGTCTACCTAGGGGCAGATGTACAAGCCATCACTGGGCTGTTAGCCAACATGG CTGTAGATCGATCAGTTTCTGCTACCTTGAGTGATGCTCGGGATGCCTTGGTCAACGCAGTGATAGACTCTTTATCTGCTTACCGTTCATCAGTCTTAAGCATTCAACAACCTGGTCTCATGGCCCCCTTCTCACTACGGCTCTTTCCACTTTACGTACTGGCACTCTTAAAACAG AAAGCATTTCAAACTGGGACAAACGCACGTTTAGATGAACGCATTTTTACCATGTGTCAAGTGAAAAACCAGCCCCTTGTTTACCTCATGCTTATGACACATCCCAGTCTGTACAGAGTTGATAATCTCACAGATGAG gGGGCTCTTAACATAAATGATAGAACTATACCTCAGCCACCCATTCTCCAGCTGTCAGTGGAGAAGTTGAGTAGGGATGGTGCTTACCTTATGGATGCTGGCTCT GTAATGTTTCTGTGGATTGGGAAGAACTGTGGGCAGAGCTTTATCAGCCAAGTCCTTGGAGTTCCAAATTATGGCTCAATACCACAGAACATG ACGCATCTCCCAGAACTTGAAACTGCAGAATCCATCAGAACAATAGCTTTCATTTCTTGGCTGAGAGAACAGAGACCTTTCTTTCCTATACTATATATAATAAA ggaCGACAGTCCATTGAAATcaagttttctgcaaaatatgATTGAAGACAGAACAGAATCAGCCTTATCATACTATGAATTCCTCCTTCATATACAGCAGCAAGTGAATAAATGA
- the CAMLG gene encoding guided entry of tail-anchored proteins factor CAMLG isoform X1 → MEDGGGAGAVPAPPGAPAGLSASQRRAELRRRKLLMNSEERINRIMGFHRPAAGKDDESHTESKLQHEQDKSNSLPIPSVSKRIVLGDSVCNMAGTADHAGSMLDLKGDKDLYSKTPELVNEGTSELRHRNRGELPSEAAPRPPRHGLDQYLSRFDEALKLRNQLMNEKPSQENGNAVEEFDSFRIFRLVGCALLAIAVRAFVCKYLSIFAPFLTLQLAYMGLSKYFPKFQNLKRSCLSTACFYCTYTQCEKKVKTTVLTAALLLSGIPAEVISRSMDTYSKMGDVFTDLCVYFFTFIFCHELILFFGSEVP, encoded by the exons ATGGAggacggcggcggggcgggagcggtGCCCGCGCCCCCGGGGGCCCCCGCCGGCCTCTCGGCCTCCCAgcgccgagccgagctgagGCGGAGGAAGCTGCTGATGAACTCGGAGGAGCGGATCAACCGCATCATGGGTTTCCACCGGCCCGCGGCGGGCAAGG ATGACGAAAGTCACACAGAATCAAAGCTTCAGCACGAACAAGATAAATCAAACTCGCTTCCCATTCCGTCAGTTTCCAAGCGAATTGTGCTTGGTGATTCTGTCTGTAATATGGCAGGCACGGCTGACCATGCAGGCAGCATGTTAGACCTCAAAGGGGATAAGGACTTGTACAGTAAAACTCCAGAGCTTGTCAATGAGGGTACAAGTGAGCTCCGTCACCGTAATAGAGGGGAACTGCCATCTGAAGCTGCACCACGGCCACCTAGACATGGATTAGACCAGTACTTATCCAGATTTGATGAAGCTCTGAAGCTGAGGAACCAGCTGATGAATGAGAAGCCAAGCCAAGAGAATGGGAATGCAGTGGAGGAGTTTGACTCTTTCCGCATTTTTAGATTGGTGGGATGTGCTCTGCTTGCCATCGCAGTCAGGGCTTTTGTGTGCAAGTACTTG TCAATATTTGCACCGTTTCTTACTCTGCAACTTGCTTACATGGGACTGTCCAAGTACTTTccaaag TTTCAGAATTTAAAGAGGTCGTGCCTTTCCACAGCTTGCTTTTACTGCACTTACACCCAG tgtgAGAAGAAGGTGAAAACGACAGTATTAACTGCTGCTCTTTTACTGTCTGGAATCCCTGCAGAAGTGATTAGTCGCTCCATGGACACCTACAGCAAAATGGGAGATGTTTTCACAGACCTTTGTGtctatttctttacttttatcTTTTGCCATGAACTTATTCTGTTTTTTGGTTCTGAAGTACCATGA
- the CAMLG gene encoding guided entry of tail-anchored proteins factor CAMLG isoform X2, translating into MEDGGGAGAVPAPPGAPAGLSASQRRAELRRRKLLMNSEERINRIMGFHRPAAGKDDESHTESKLQHEQDKSNSLPIPSVSKRIVLGDSVCNMAGTADHAGSMLDLKGDKDLYSKTPELVNEGTSELRHRNRGELPSEAAPRPPRHGLDQYLSRFDEALKLRNQLMNEKPSQENGNAVEEFDSFRIFRLVGCALLAIAVRAFVCKYLSIFAPFLTLQLAYMGLSKYFPKCEKKVKTTVLTAALLLSGIPAEVISRSMDTYSKMGDVFTDLCVYFFTFIFCHELILFFGSEVP; encoded by the exons ATGGAggacggcggcggggcgggagcggtGCCCGCGCCCCCGGGGGCCCCCGCCGGCCTCTCGGCCTCCCAgcgccgagccgagctgagGCGGAGGAAGCTGCTGATGAACTCGGAGGAGCGGATCAACCGCATCATGGGTTTCCACCGGCCCGCGGCGGGCAAGG ATGACGAAAGTCACACAGAATCAAAGCTTCAGCACGAACAAGATAAATCAAACTCGCTTCCCATTCCGTCAGTTTCCAAGCGAATTGTGCTTGGTGATTCTGTCTGTAATATGGCAGGCACGGCTGACCATGCAGGCAGCATGTTAGACCTCAAAGGGGATAAGGACTTGTACAGTAAAACTCCAGAGCTTGTCAATGAGGGTACAAGTGAGCTCCGTCACCGTAATAGAGGGGAACTGCCATCTGAAGCTGCACCACGGCCACCTAGACATGGATTAGACCAGTACTTATCCAGATTTGATGAAGCTCTGAAGCTGAGGAACCAGCTGATGAATGAGAAGCCAAGCCAAGAGAATGGGAATGCAGTGGAGGAGTTTGACTCTTTCCGCATTTTTAGATTGGTGGGATGTGCTCTGCTTGCCATCGCAGTCAGGGCTTTTGTGTGCAAGTACTTG TCAATATTTGCACCGTTTCTTACTCTGCAACTTGCTTACATGGGACTGTCCAAGTACTTTccaaag tgtgAGAAGAAGGTGAAAACGACAGTATTAACTGCTGCTCTTTTACTGTCTGGAATCCCTGCAGAAGTGATTAGTCGCTCCATGGACACCTACAGCAAAATGGGAGATGTTTTCACAGACCTTTGTGtctatttctttacttttatcTTTTGCCATGAACTTATTCTGTTTTTTGGTTCTGAAGTACCATGA